The following DNA comes from Candidatus Cybelea sp..
GGAGGGTGGGACCGTGACTCAGAGCATCACCAAGGAGCGGCTGGCAGCGTTTTCGGATGGCGTCTTCGCCGTGATCATCACGATCATGGTTTTGCAGCTGAAGCTGCCGCAGCATGCCAGCTTCGACGCGTTGCTGGCGCAGTGGCCGACGGCGCTCAGCTACGTGGTCAGCTACTTCCTCATCGTGATCATGTGGATCAACCATCACTTCTTGTGGAGTTTTGCGAAGCACTCGGCGCCGAAGCTGATCTTCTGGAACTTTGCGCACATGCTCACGGCATCGCTCGTACCGTTTGCCACCGCCTGGGTGGCGGAATCGCGCATCGCGGCCGTCCCGGTCTTCGTGTACGCCGCCGTAATTATCTTGGTCAATCTGTCGTATCATGGATTCGCTAACGAAGTCATGCCGCGCGCGGCAGAGGAGAACCCAAAGATCCGCCGCAGAGCTCTCGCGCGGTCCGCGCTCACGCTGGGCCTGTTTACCACGGCGATGTTGCTGTCGCTCAAGCTGCCGCTCGCGGCCTTCGCCCTGGTAACGTGCGTTCTGATAACGTACGCGCGCCCGGAGCTCCCCGCCCTAAAAACCCATTAGGCAGCCGCTTGCGTGAAAAGGCCCGCCTCGGCGAACGAGGCGGGCCTCTCGGAATGAAAGCCGCGTCTTTTCTACATGCTGAGGTTCAAGGCACCGGAGAACGGATTGGCCTGCGCGTCTCTGGTTCCGAGCGGCTTGAGGTTGAAGCGTTTTCCGATGAGTGCGAGGATCGAAACCGTTTCGTATTGGGTGTGATCCACGACGTGACGGCGAGCGAACGGCCCGACGATTATCGCGGGAATGCGA
Coding sequences within:
- a CDS encoding TMEM175 family protein, producing the protein MTQSITKERLAAFSDGVFAVIITIMVLQLKLPQHASFDALLAQWPTALSYVVSYFLIVIMWINHHFLWSFAKHSAPKLIFWNFAHMLTASLVPFATAWVAESRIAAVPVFVYAAVIILVNLSYHGFANEVMPRAAEENPKIRRRALARSALTLGLFTTAMLLSLKLPLAAFALVTCVLITYARPELPALKTH